One window from the genome of Salvia splendens isolate huo1 chromosome 9, SspV2, whole genome shotgun sequence encodes:
- the LOC121749634 gene encoding AUGMIN subunit 8-like — protein MDVCESEKAVGKQFITVTSRPPLVSADKKNGAPTRRSRTREVSSRYMSPRRSAEAVPKRCPSPNAGRASTPLTVSLPKRAVSAERRRPTTPSSPRSPSPSTPVRDTAAATLVTPRKASVTKSSPESLWPSTMRSLNVSFQSDAVGAPNGKKEKTISRTPSDRTLKPPSNVAAKGETPTARKPTPEKKRSPLKGKNSSDQLENSKPVDSFHSSPLDQHRWPSRTSGRASSIPSRSFVADKVNQTPSLSDSRIVTRPSLRRLSVDGTNRPVRKSASGLLMPASHVETEKQMFCGSAFHDGSQKLQRPSSSSSSERASLMSAAARIQSLPIPRSRPPSPSVSRGVSPSRGRIGNPSSRGTSPARVRPSSPSRQPQDTSALSFIADIKKGKKAANDIEDVHQLRLLYNRHLQWRYTNARTDAAMRSHKAKAEKMLYNIWMIILDLSDSVRKKRSNLQQLKLKFKLYSVLVNQESYLHEWASIERDHTNSITWVIQDLQASTLRIPVTEGMKVDITSVKGAICSAVNVMNAMASSLSPRLQKVEDMNFLVSELADVAARERAMLNECESLFGSIAALQVEEDSLRTHLLQLKQSWRGDQLSLFRGTESIRVR, from the exons ATGGATGTATGTGAGTCAGAGAAAGCAGTAGGGAAGCAATTTATAACAGTGACTTCGAGGCCACCACTTGTTTCAGCTGACAAAAAGAATGGCGCCCCCACTCGGAGGTCCCGAACGAGAGAGGTCAGCTCGAGGTACATGTCGCCGAGGCGATCTGCAGAAGCTGTTCCGAAGCGCTGCCCCTCACCAAATGCCGGCAGGGCATCCACCCCCTTAACCGTGTCATTGCCAAAGAGAGCTGTATCGGCTGAAAGAAGACGCCCGACTACACCATCATCACCGCGTAGTCCTTCTCCATCAACACCAGTACGGGATACAGCTGCTGCAACGCTAGTGACACCAAGAAAGGCATCGGTTACCAAATCATCGCCAGAGTCTTTATGGCCATCTACAATGAGAAGTCTCAACGTTTCTTTTCAATCCGATGCTGTTGGTGCTCCAAATGGTAAGAAAGAAAAGACGATTTCTCGTACGCCTTCTGATCGGACTCTCAAGCCGCCGTCAAATGTAGCTGCTAAGGGCGAAACACCAACTGCAAGGAAGCCCACACCAGAGAAGAAGAGAAgccctctcaaaggaaagaaTTCTTCTGATCAGTTGGAGAACTCTAAGCCTGTTGATAGTTTCCATTCTTCTCCGCTAGATCAACATCGATGGCCGAGCAGAACGAGTGGGAGAGCATCCTCTATCCCTAGCAGAAGTTTTGTTGCTGATAAGGTCAACCAAACTCCTTCTTTATCTGATTCTAGGATTGTTACTAGGCCTTCCCTGAGGAGATTATCTGTGGATGGGACAAACAGACCTGTAAGGAAAAGTGCAAGTGGTCTTTTAATGCCCGCATCTCACGTTGAGACTGAAAAACAGATGTTTTGTGGAAGTGCATTTCATGATGGTTCACAAAAGTTACAGAGGCCTTCTTCTTCGAGTTCATCAGAAAGAGCGTCATTAATGAGTGCAGCAGCTAGGATTCAGTCATTACCAATCCCTAGATCACGGCCTCCATCACCCTCAGTGTCCAGAGGGGTCAGTCCATCACGAGGCAGGATTGGTAACCCGTCTTCTAGAGGTACTAGTCCTGCTAGGGTGAGGCCATCAAGCCCGTCCAGACAACCTCAGGACACTTCTGCACTTAGTTTTATTGCGGATATTAAGAAAGGCAAGAAGGCTGCTAATGACATTGAAGACGTCCATCAGCTGAGGCTGTTGTATAATAGACATTTGCAATGGCGATATACAAATGCGCGGACTGATGCTGCAATGCGTTCTCATAAAGCAAAAGCAGAG AAAATGTTATACAACATATGGATGATAATCTTAGATCTGTCGGATTCAGTCAGAAAGAAAAGATCTAACCTCCAGCAGCTGAAGCTTAAGTTTAAGCTCTACTCAGTTTTGGTCAATCAA GAGAGTTATCTTCATGAGTGGGCTTCAATTGAGAGGGACCATACTAACTCAATAACCTGGGTCATCCAAGATTTGCAGGCTAGCACTCTTCGGATTCCAGTCACTGAAGGAATGAAG GTAGATATTACATCTGTCAAGGGAGCTATATGCTCTGCTGTTAATGTGATGAATGCTATGGCGTCCTCTTTAAGCCCCCGTCTCCAGAAG GTGGAGGATATGAACTTCTTGGTGTCGGAACTTGCTGATGTGGCAGCACGTGAAAGAGCGATGCTTAATGAATGCGAATCACTTTTTGGTTCCATAGCTGCTTTGCAG GTGGAAGAAGACAGCCTGAGAACTCATCTGTTGCAGCTGAAGCAATCTTGGAGAGGCGACCAACTTTCTTTATTTCGGGGTACTGAGTCGATTCGAGTTCGATAA
- the LOC121748723 gene encoding F-box protein SKIP1-like: MDEEKKSERESRTTESEWAELTHECLINILFRLSLEDRWRAAMRVCKAWHQACKDPYLNSVLDLESHFVPVNELPRFWTPDFERRVDNMLRSVVVWSSGSLTQIRVRHCSDRSLALVAQRCPNLQILSIRSSPHVTDAIMAEIASGCPKIEELDISYCYEISDKSLAIIGSRCPNLHVLKRNLMNWLDPSQHVGIVPNEYLNACPQDGDSEAAAISKCMPHLLHLELRFLKLTAKGVTLISEGCKELEYIDLSGCANVTGRDIAYASLNLKNLKTIKKPNFYIPRSSFHAERYGHWQLYDERFQTDVFRI; this comes from the exons ATGgatgaggaaaagaaatcaGAGAGGGAGAGTAGAACCACCGAGTCGGAGTGGGCCGAGTTGACTCACGAGTGCCTCATCAACATCCTCTTCCGCCTCTCCTTGGAGGACCGATGGCGGGCAGCTATGCGCGTGTGCAAGGCGTGGCATCAAGCCTGCAAGGATCCCTACCTCAATTCGGTTCTCGACCTCGAATCTCATTTCGTCCCCGTCAATGAATTACCCCGCTTCTGGACTCCCGACTTCGAGCGCAGGGTTGATAATATGCTCCGATCCGTCGTCGTTTGGAGCTCAGGTTCCCTCACTCAGATCCGCGTCAGGCATTGCTCCGATCGATCTCTCGCCCTTGTTGCCCAGAG GTGCCCGAATCTTCAAATTCTTTCTATCAGGAGCTCTCCTCATGTTACCGATGCAATCATGGCTGAAATAGCTTCTGGCTGTCCCAAGATCGAGGAGCTCGACATCAGCTACTGCTATGAAATATCTGACAAATCTCTGGCAATCATAGGCTCTCGTTGTCCAAATTTGCATGTGCTTAAGAGAAACCTAATGAACTGGTTGGATCCTTCCCAGCATGTAGGAATTGTCCCCAACGAATATCTAAATGCATGTCCTCAGGATGGGGATTCAGAAGCTGCCGCCATCTCAAAATGTATgcctcatcttctccatcttGAACTCAGATTCTTAAAGTTGACAGCAAAAGGGGTCACTCTAATCTCTGAAGGGTGTAAGGAGCTGGAGTACATCGACTTATCTGGGTGTGCAAATGTGACTGGTCGAGATATCGCTTATGCATCTCTCAATTTGAAAAACTTGAAAACCATCAAGAAGCCCAACTTTTATATCCCAAGGTCATCTTTCCACGCAGAAAGATATGGGCATTGGCAGTTGTACGACGAGCGGTTTCAAACAGATGTATTCAGAATTTGA